Proteins from a single region of Hymenobacter aquaticus:
- a CDS encoding GH36-type glycosyl hydrolase domain-containing protein — MNDLSAPSAAPTTAPAATPPGPAYGHFSADSREYIITDPRTPRPWFNYMWNEQYAGLISHTGGGFSFLESPRDNRLTRMRYNCLPWDRPGRYIMVKDAETGQYWSLSWAPTIELKYDRYECRHGQGYTTIVTEINGVRGELTYFVPTDVNAEVWRVKLTDLSGRARQLEVYAFTELMMGNALNDIINQPNDKHFTDIHFQEDLQALECTRRYWVLNKKVSVAQPNIGWDYHLYFTLSLPVTGFDGSLDKFIGRWRSEANPECVETGRMHNTEITAGDPVAALQSKLTLQAGESVDFAAVMAVVKKDEDVRQHAAFRWEELRDTAVLDKKLAAVRAYWDDYLGHIRAQTPDAALNTMLNVWNPYQAAVTFDMARNSGYYHGGLLFGNGIRDQFQDILGMVITHPERVRARLLNALRFQLQDGSTLHNFFKFTNNGEKTNHSDTPLWLSFGVVEYLNETADYSLLDELVPFYDGGEPATVYDHIVRSLDFCLSATTERGLPKMMNGDWNDTLDQIGPLGKGETVWGAFFLAYGLRKCFPLLEKRGDTATRQRWQTAYDKLGEVTNSVAWDGEWYIRAFKDNGDPVGSNAHKEGKIFINSQTWSVISGLAPEERGNSALNSTYELMGRPNGIQICWPSFTEVDETMGLISRCVPGKKENGAIFNHASSWFVLASLLNGDVERGVEVYRRMLPPNSSARIDRYEVEPYVFAEYVTSPDHETEGQASHSWLTGTAVWMLRIGLDYILGFRTSLEGISIDPHIPAAWPSFTAERVFRGKRLKLTVHNPHGRNQGVREMRVNGQLVAGNFIDPASYAAAELVIEVTL; from the coding sequence ATGAATGACCTGTCTGCGCCCAGCGCTGCTCCAACCACTGCGCCGGCCGCTACGCCGCCCGGCCCGGCCTACGGCCACTTCTCCGCCGACTCCCGCGAGTACATCATCACCGACCCGCGCACGCCCCGGCCGTGGTTCAACTACATGTGGAACGAGCAGTACGCTGGCCTGATTTCGCACACCGGCGGGGGCTTCAGCTTCCTGGAGTCGCCGCGCGACAACCGGCTCACGCGCATGCGCTACAACTGCCTGCCCTGGGACCGGCCCGGTCGCTACATCATGGTCAAGGACGCTGAAACCGGCCAGTATTGGTCGTTGAGCTGGGCCCCGACCATCGAGCTGAAGTACGACCGGTACGAGTGCCGCCACGGCCAGGGCTACACCACCATCGTCACCGAAATAAACGGCGTGCGCGGCGAGCTGACCTACTTCGTGCCCACCGACGTGAATGCCGAGGTGTGGCGCGTGAAGCTCACCGACCTGAGCGGGCGCGCCCGGCAGCTGGAGGTGTACGCCTTCACCGAGCTGATGATGGGCAACGCGCTGAACGACATCATCAACCAGCCCAACGACAAGCACTTCACCGACATTCACTTTCAGGAAGATCTGCAGGCGCTGGAGTGCACCCGCCGCTACTGGGTGCTCAACAAGAAAGTATCGGTGGCCCAGCCCAACATCGGCTGGGACTACCACCTGTACTTCACCCTGAGTTTGCCCGTGACGGGCTTCGACGGCAGCCTCGACAAGTTTATCGGCCGCTGGCGCTCCGAAGCCAACCCCGAATGCGTGGAAACCGGCCGGATGCACAACACCGAAATCACCGCCGGCGACCCGGTGGCGGCCCTGCAAAGCAAGCTCACGCTGCAGGCGGGCGAGTCGGTGGACTTTGCCGCCGTGATGGCCGTGGTGAAAAAGGACGAAGACGTGCGCCAGCACGCAGCTTTCCGCTGGGAGGAGCTGCGCGATACGGCCGTACTGGATAAGAAGCTGGCCGCCGTGCGCGCCTACTGGGACGACTACCTGGGCCACATCCGGGCCCAGACGCCGGATGCGGCCCTGAATACCATGCTCAACGTGTGGAATCCCTACCAGGCCGCCGTGACCTTCGACATGGCCCGCAACTCGGGCTACTACCACGGCGGGCTGCTGTTCGGCAATGGCATCCGCGACCAGTTTCAGGACATTCTGGGCATGGTCATCACCCACCCCGAGCGGGTGCGAGCCCGCCTGCTGAACGCCCTGCGCTTCCAGCTGCAGGATGGCTCGACGCTGCACAACTTCTTTAAATTCACCAACAACGGCGAGAAAACCAACCACTCCGACACGCCGCTCTGGCTGAGCTTCGGGGTGGTGGAGTACCTCAACGAAACCGCCGACTACAGCCTCCTCGACGAGCTGGTGCCGTTCTACGACGGCGGCGAGCCAGCCACAGTCTACGACCACATCGTGCGGTCATTGGACTTCTGCCTCTCGGCCACCACCGAGCGGGGCCTGCCCAAGATGATGAACGGCGACTGGAACGACACGCTCGACCAGATTGGCCCCCTGGGCAAGGGCGAAACCGTGTGGGGAGCCTTTTTCCTGGCCTATGGCCTGCGCAAGTGCTTTCCGCTGCTGGAAAAGCGCGGCGACACCGCCACCCGTCAGCGCTGGCAGACGGCTTACGATAAGCTGGGCGAAGTCACCAACTCCGTGGCCTGGGACGGCGAATGGTACATCCGCGCCTTCAAGGATAACGGCGACCCGGTGGGCTCAAACGCGCACAAAGAGGGCAAGATCTTTATCAACTCCCAGACCTGGTCGGTTATTTCGGGCCTGGCCCCCGAGGAGCGCGGCAACTCGGCCCTCAACTCCACCTACGAGCTGATGGGTCGCCCCAACGGCATTCAGATCTGCTGGCCGTCGTTTACGGAAGTCGATGAAACCATGGGGCTGATCAGCCGCTGCGTACCGGGCAAGAAGGAGAACGGCGCCATCTTCAACCACGCGTCGTCGTGGTTTGTGCTGGCCTCCCTGCTCAACGGCGACGTGGAGCGCGGCGTGGAGGTGTACCGCCGCATGCTGCCGCCCAACTCGTCGGCCCGCATCGACCGCTACGAGGTGGAGCCCTACGTGTTTGCCGAGTACGTGACCAGTCCCGACCACGAAACCGAGGGCCAGGCCAGCCACTCCTGGCTCACGGGCACCGCCGTCTGGATGCTGCGCATCGGCCTCGACTACATCCTGGGTTTCCGCACCTCGCTGGAGGGCATCAGCATCGACCCGCACATTCCGGCCGCCTGGCCTTCGTTCACGGCCGAGCGGGTGTTCCGCGGCAAGCGCCTCAAGCTGACCGTGCACAATCCCCACGGCCGCAACCAGGGTGTGCGTGAGATGCGCGTGAACGGCCAGCTGGTGGCCGGCAATTTTATTGATCCGGCGAGTTATGCCGCTGCAGAATTAGTGATTGAAGTGACGCTATAA